CCTGAAGCGCCCGCGCATTCTCGAACCGGGCACATCATTTGGCTATTCCACCCTGTGGCTGGCCGAGGCCGCGCGCGCGACGGATGGCACGGTGGTCACCATGGAACTGCATGGGTGCAAATCCGACCATGCCCGGCAGATGGCCCGACAGGCCGGACTGGCCGACTGGATCGACTTCCGCGTGGGGGACGCCGTGCGAATGATCGGTGAACTGACGGACAGGGTTGATTTCGTATTCGTTGACCTGCGGAAAGATCTCTATGTGCCGTGTCTGGAAGCTTTCCATTCCCGTCTTGATCCCGGCGCCATTATTGTGGCGGACAACATGATCCGACCGGGGACGGAGGATGTGAAACGCTATGGTCGCGCCATCCGTGCGCTGCCGGGCATGTCCAGCGTAATACTGCCCGTGGGCACGGGTATCGAGGTCAGTCGCTTCGACCCCCCTGACTAGCCATCCCGGCACTGGCCCGGCATCTGTCTGCGTGGACTGTCAACTGACCGATATCAGAACCACGCCGGAACGCATTCTCCACCCGCTCAGGAAATGGGACGGTAGTCATGCCCGTTTCCTGCAAAAACGCGAAATTACTGGGGATCGGGCCAACCATATCAGGGAATGGATGGGCAACCCCCTGCCGGAACAGGGGCAGGGGCAGGCCAGAATATCATATGGCCATGCTGTTATCGCACATGAATGTAATGAAACCGCACCAGTTTCAGGACCAGACAACCCGTGACCCGGGCCGGTCCCGTCAGGGCCGGCCATTTCATGCGTGATCAGCGGGGCGTGGGGTCAGCGCAGGCGAAGCTGCTGGCGTCCTCCATGTTTCCATGGCCATCGTACCGGGCCACCTTCGGCCATGCGCAGAGCGGCCGGGTCCGGACGACCCGCCCGTTATCCACGCGCGCTGCGATGATCTGCGCGGGTGCCTGTCCATGGCTGACCCAGTTATCGATCGCCCCCAGTTTGCTGAACGTATCGCAGCCCGCCCCCCCATAACAGTGGCCCATGCCGGGAATGGTGATGAGCCGCACGGCATCCGTACCAGCGCGGCCTGCATTGCGCCGGACCGACTGGTAGTATCCTGCCAGCTGTTCCGGATTATGGCCATCGTTCCAGCCGATATACATGAGCAGCCTGCCGCCATGGCGAAAGAAGGGGGTCAGGTTGTCATCCACATGCAGGAGCGGGCCAATCCTGCGGGTGGCTTCCTGCACGTCGGTGTCCCATTTCAGGGTTGTCCAGTCCCAGTCCGGGTTCTGGAAGGCCGCGTAACTGAACAGGTCAAGGGCCACTGGAAATGCCTTGCCATCGGCTGAAAAACCATCCTCGCTGCCTTTGGCCGGGCCGGGGAAGATGACCTGATGCGTCTGGGGGTCAAGCGGGCCCTGATAGATGTTCTGGGCCGCCTGCACCTCATCGGCGGTCAGGCATTTTGCGGTGTTCTTCCCGCTGCACCGGATCTGCGCGGGCGTGAAGGTGCATGTATCCGGTTCGTCCAGAAAGCCCTGCTTTTTCCCGACGGGGGAGGCACAGGCATTCATGACCGCCATATTCAGCAGGTGGAATTTGTCGTGTGATACCCGCAACGCCGGATCATGATAGCTCATCCAGCCGGCCCATAGCTGTTCGGCGTTGAAATTCACGATCGGATTGGGGGGTGCCCCCGCCACGATCCCGTCATAATCCGTGGGGTAGCGCCTGGCTTCGATCAGTCCTTCCAGCCCGCCCAGCGAGCAGCCGATCCAGTAGGCATGTGTGGCCTTCCTGCCATAGAACGTCCTGACCAGCATCCTGGCCGCGACCGTCATCAGGTGATCGGCACGATAGGCGTAATCGATCATCTTTTCGGGGTGGCCAAGCGTAAACCGGCCCCCCTGGCCTTCGGGGGTGGAACTGTCATGCCCCGTATCGGTGCTGGCCACGGCGTAACCTTCGCCCACGCCGGTTGCCATTCCATCATACATGAGCGACCCGGCCCAGCCGAAATTGCCGACCCCCAGCAGCCTGCCGTTCCAGCCTGCAAGCGGCAGCCAGATTTCCGTGCGGATTTTTGAATCGGCGGACGGATGGAGCGTGATGGCCACACGACAGAAAGCAGGATTGGGAGCCTGCGCCGGATGTCCGGCCAGGTTCATGCCGGGAGCGGACATGATATGGCTCAGCTGGTCCTGCGGGGTGTGCCAGCTTCCCGCCGCCACGGTCTCGACCGTGGTAAAGGTCGCATCCGGCAGGGCATGGCGGGCCAGATCGGCACAGCTGGTGCCATGGGCCCTTGCCACGCCCGGCGTGGCAAGGGCAGTGCCCGCCACCAGCAGGGAGAAAAGCCATGGCAGGCCGGGTGTGGACGGACGCTCGGGCAGGGACATGATGATTTCCTGACGGGTGGGTTGCACGGTGTGGGCTGTCATGCGGCGGGTTGTCAGTGCCGCGCCGCTGCATGATGGCAGGGCCTATTGTGGACGCAAAAAGTGCGGGGGAGAAAGCCCTTGATCCCATGGTCGGACGCATGCACAGTCCGCACGGTAACAGGAACCACGTGCCGTCGTGGGGTGGGTCAGAGGACTGATGCGAAAGATTTCTCTTGTAACGGGCGGGCTGTTTCTGGGCATTCTGCCGGGCATGATGATGACTGTTCCCACCCGTGCCGCGGCCCCGGTCGGTGCAGGAGAAGATATGCCCGCCAGCCGGACAGCGATGGTTGCAGGCGCCGCGCGGGATTTTGTGGCAACATTTGACGCGGCTGGTCGCGCCCGGGTGCAGTTTCCCTTTGTTACACAGAAATCAGGCACGCTGGCCCGCTTCCGCCGGAGCGCGCCGGACCAGCCCGTCCAGCCGGTAACGGATGCGCAGGCCACAGCGCCCGCCCCGCGCGGGCCGGGCATGGGGCCGCCAGGCGGTTTCATGGGCGAGCGCTACGGTACGGCGGTCTGGTCGAATTTTCCCGTAAGTGACGTGCCCCGGCCTGGCCTGCAGATGGGCCAGCTGAGCGCAGGCCAGCGCACCGCCGCGATGCATCTGCTCCAAACGGTGCTGAGCGCGCGGGGCTACCAGAAGGTGCTGGACATCATGGGGGCGGACCAGGCGCTGGCTGACAGTGGCACGCCATTTGCCTCCGGCCGGTCAGTCTATACCATCGCGATCCTTGGGGAACCGGGGGAGACAAAACCCTGGATGATCCAGTTCGGCGGCCATCATCTTGGCCTCAATATCGTCATTGATGGCGTGCACGGTGTCATGACGCCAACGCTGACGGGGGCCCAGCCCGCGATCTACCGGTCGGGCGGAAAGACGGTGCGCGTGCTCGCGGATGAGAATGACCGCGCCTTCGCCCTGCTGGACGCACTGGATGCACGGCAGCGCAAGCAGGCCATCCTGCCCTACAGGGTGGAGGATCTGGTGCAGGGGCCGGGCCATGACGGTGAGACCCTTATACCCGAAGGGATAAAGGGGGCTGACCTGACGGATGTCCAGAAGGACCTGCTGATGGGTGTGATCACGGAATGGGCCGGGATCATCAACGATGCGTATGCCATTCCGCGCCTGAAGGAAATCCGGGATGATCTGGACCGGACATGGTTCGCATGGAGTGGCCCCGTCACCCATGTGCCGGGGCATAACGGGTCATCCTATTACCGTATTCAGGGGCCACGGCTGCTGATCGAATTCTCCCCGCAGGGGGTGGGTGATGATCCGACCATGCATGTGCATACGGTCTATCGTGACCCTACCGACAGCTATGGCAGCCGGTATACGATGCCATGAACGGCGGGCGGGCCATGGCGCCGGTGCTGGCGGCCATCGGGCTGGTGGCGCTGGCCGCGCCCGCCCATGCGCACCGGCTGGATGAATACCTGCAGGCTACGGTGATTGATGTTACCCGGCAGCATATCACCCTTGCCGTGCGCCTGACGCCCGGCATTGAGGTGGCGCCCAATGTGATCCACCAGATTGACACCAATGGCGATGGTGTCCTGTCCCCACGGGAGCAGCAGGATTACGCGGGGCAGGTTGCACGCGAACTGTCGTTTTCCCTCAATGGCCATCAGGTTGCGCTGAAGGTGGGGGAGGCAGCATTTCCCTCCGTCGCGGCCATGCGGGCGGGGGATGGCGTGATCACCCTCCGCTTCGATATCGGGGTTGCCTTGGGCCCGGGTCCATACCGGCTGGCCTGCACCAGTCATGCCATGGGGCATGACAGGGTTTACCTGGTCAATACACTGCTCCCCCATGACCCGGACATTCATGCAGGGCGCCAGTGGCGGTCGGCCGACCAGTCATCCTACCGCCTTGATTTCACGGTGGATCGGCATGCATCCGGTCCCGTACCATAAATCCGGATATGCCCTTGCAGGACCGGGCACGGACCACCCTGCGGACAGGGCAGCCTTTTGCCATGGATGCCAGAACTAGCGGATCACCCCGCAGATCAGACGATCTCCCGCGCCGCCGATCGGCTGGGTTTTATAGTCATCCGGATTGGCATGGATGACCAGTGACGCGCCATCGGCGTCTAGCAGGGCGGGACGCCCGTCCTTTCC
This portion of the Komagataeibacter sp. FNDCF1 genome encodes:
- a CDS encoding tannase/feruloyl esterase family alpha/beta hydrolase → MSLPERPSTPGLPWLFSLLVAGTALATPGVARAHGTSCADLARHALPDATFTTVETVAAGSWHTPQDQLSHIMSAPGMNLAGHPAQAPNPAFCRVAITLHPSADSKIRTEIWLPLAGWNGRLLGVGNFGWAGSLMYDGMATGVGEGYAVASTDTGHDSSTPEGQGGRFTLGHPEKMIDYAYRADHLMTVAARMLVRTFYGRKATHAYWIGCSLGGLEGLIEARRYPTDYDGIVAGAPPNPIVNFNAEQLWAGWMSYHDPALRVSHDKFHLLNMAVMNACASPVGKKQGFLDEPDTCTFTPAQIRCSGKNTAKCLTADEVQAAQNIYQGPLDPQTHQVIFPGPAKGSEDGFSADGKAFPVALDLFSYAAFQNPDWDWTTLKWDTDVQEATRRIGPLLHVDDNLTPFFRHGGRLLMYIGWNDGHNPEQLAGYYQSVRRNAGRAGTDAVRLITIPGMGHCYGGAGCDTFSKLGAIDNWVSHGQAPAQIIAARVDNGRVVRTRPLCAWPKVARYDGHGNMEDASSFACADPTPR
- a CDS encoding O-methyltransferase, producing MDDRITAVPERYHDRMHAERSQPRVEPPGGRDGGHDQRMRAIGPETGQLLTILARSLKRPRILEPGTSFGYSTLWLAEAARATDGTVVTMELHGCKSDHARQMARQAGLADWIDFRVGDAVRMIGELTDRVDFVFVDLRKDLYVPCLEAFHSRLDPGAIIVADNMIRPGTEDVKRYGRAIRALPGMSSVILPVGTGIEVSRFDPPD
- a CDS encoding DUF3500 domain-containing protein, with the protein product MRKISLVTGGLFLGILPGMMMTVPTRAAAPVGAGEDMPASRTAMVAGAARDFVATFDAAGRARVQFPFVTQKSGTLARFRRSAPDQPVQPVTDAQATAPAPRGPGMGPPGGFMGERYGTAVWSNFPVSDVPRPGLQMGQLSAGQRTAAMHLLQTVLSARGYQKVLDIMGADQALADSGTPFASGRSVYTIAILGEPGETKPWMIQFGGHHLGLNIVIDGVHGVMTPTLTGAQPAIYRSGGKTVRVLADENDRAFALLDALDARQRKQAILPYRVEDLVQGPGHDGETLIPEGIKGADLTDVQKDLLMGVITEWAGIINDAYAIPRLKEIRDDLDRTWFAWSGPVTHVPGHNGSSYYRIQGPRLLIEFSPQGVGDDPTMHVHTVYRDPTDSYGSRYTMP